A portion of the Mytilus galloprovincialis chromosome 12, xbMytGall1.hap1.1, whole genome shotgun sequence genome contains these proteins:
- the LOC143055237 gene encoding uncharacterized protein LOC143055237 gives MAFKKNGKEYFKWKTSQRFIVVTAACDIMFYGVQLAFATDVTISGFGPSPILSVLYFLIWYKIYTEGNKIKKTLGNQSMASKHIIVATRNMSFFILAFLLRFTAPAVHGLWVFIDKQPPKLMYQIVTFATCIGGIFNGIIYLTIRRKHL, from the exons ATGG CGTTTAAGAAAAACGGAAAAGAATATTTCAAATGGAAAACATCTCAGCGCTTTATTGTTGTCACGGCAGCTTGCGATATCATGTTTTACGGAGTACAGCTTGCATTTGCAACAGACGTAACAATATCTGGATTTGGGCCTTCACCCA TACTATCTGTTTTGTACTTCCTGATCTGGTACAAAATTTATACAGAAggcaacaaaataaagaaaacctTAGGAAACCAAAGCATGGCATCAAAACATATTATTGTCGCTACTAGAAATATGTCCTTTTTCATTCTTGCGTTCCTTTTGCGCTTTACAGCACCTGCCGTTCATGGATTATGGGTATTTATCGACAAACAACCACCAAAACTAATGTATCAGATCGTCACTTTTGCTACCTGTATTGGCGGAATTTTCAACGGAATTATTTATCTGACGATTCGTCGGAAACATTTATAA